Within the Mixophyes fleayi isolate aMixFle1 chromosome 5, aMixFle1.hap1, whole genome shotgun sequence genome, the region gGTACGAGACAATAGGGACAGAGGACCCTATCTGTGCTTTTTCTAAAATACATCTTGAATAGtggctagattaattttccttgtaaACTCTTCTTCTACTGCCTCATCTCCTCTGTCAGCCCCCGCACTGGTTACCTGTATTCTCCCTTACAGGTACTATCATGGGCACATTTTCAGTGAGCCTTTAAAAAGAGATAGACGTGCAGTGAACATGAAAAGCCATAGACAAGAGCGCCCCCTGCTGGTTGCAAAACTGATCCCCCCCCCCTAGTTTCTGAAGGTAAATAAAAAACTggtattatctaatatatataagcctagcggcgtgtgttagagtgtgtgtgttagtgtgtggaaaaaactattttctcaggaagggctcatccaattgacctgaaatttggtatactgacattatttgacaaaaaaattataatagtgaagtcagttaacttccatcatccccccttccccccgtgggaggggtagtaaaggctaaatttacgagttgagggctcaaactcttgaccgtgtgggtatttatttaccgcagcctgtgtttggtcatggacaattgtatgttgcattttcacgagtacggagaagcagtgatgtgaaagtgcaggttatgaatactgcccttcaaggaagactgattgagcacagcgataaggtgtttagcagaaacgttgtgtatcaagaggttttagaacagtaagacgatggagattaaggatgtggcgatgaagataaaagatgaggtgatggagaagaatgatgaggtggtgacatgtggacaaaaccacgttaaaaaggggcccttacatcgggaagtaacgctcttcccctgaggaggcctggcctagccccaaatgcatgacaagaacctttttaacaccttaagtagcttgatttgactagaatgcatgagtatcatgcacgggttaacttgtataatatcaGCTTCTTCCAGGATTCACAAATCCACGGAGAATTACAATAATGCCAATGTAGAATTGTTCTTTAATTGAAGCATAAACATATGATGAGTTACAAtgtggtaaaaataaatacaactataAATGTTGTCACCCCATGTGTAACGTGTGGAGAAGTCTCTCTGACCAAGTCACGTTAGTATAGAATTTCAAAGAAAGTTAtcagtttgttttaaaaaacaaacaaaccttaaTACAACAGATGAAACAAGATTTTACGTCTTCATTTGTAAAAATATCACTTTATTAAATAGAGAATCATATTTGATTTTCCTACTTCGGTAAAGTAAATATCTCTAAAAAGGAATCTTCTCTGTGACATATATCACACATACAGCTCACAGGAGaagggacagaggtgatgtgataGAAATGTTCAAGTATAACACAAGTATTAGCAGAATAAAGAGATACAATGTGACATTGGAGGAAGACTGAGAGGTAACATCAGGAAGGGGCTAAATCCATAGTATAGACCCCAGCAGTTGTGAATAGAATTCAAGAATACATGGGGCAATATTGGTAATGcttatatagaaaatattaaggagataaacaaacaagaaaaacctTAACCCTTCCTTTCAAAATGGACCTGTAGGTTCTTTTTTGCCATCCAATTCTACATATCTATATTTACAGGACTTGGGACAGGGCAAAATGCCGCTTTGGGCTTCGATGGATAATGGAAGAGAGGTAAACTCAATACTGTGCACCTGGAAGTCCACCTTGTGTCCTGTATGTGCAATAACCAGACCTCCTCAGTCGTCTCCTTAGATGGCAACTAGAACAGGAGGCAGGATTGGTGGTCCCATGTTTAGAACCCAGAAGCGTGTACCGCCACTCAGACTTTAGCTATAGAGCTGTTTACCAATAGAATTAAAGGTAGTTGAGCGATGAGTCTAATACCATCCTTGGTGCTAATATGGGGATTGAGGGTAGTTTTTTGTCACACTTGGCCCAAACAGAAGTTTCCGTGGTGAAGGGAATGTTTTGAAGAGGATCCGTCTACAAGACCTTCAGCTAGAGAGTACGACGGAGATCCACAGTACAAGCAGATGCAGACAGCCGAGAGACCTCTTGTGCTGCCTGGCGGATATAGAGATTCGCCCTAGTAATCACTGTTGTAGTGTGATGAGCAGCTGCAATTGAATTACATTGCATTAACTTCAGGTGATTAATCTATTCCATACAGTTTTATACAACAACTTATTAATGTCTCATTCAGTAAATCTTGGGGAGATTAACTTCATAAAGACgcattttgttttctaaatgATTCTTTTCTTGGGATTTAATGGCAGAAACTGAAAATCTCTGATGCAGCAATAGCCTTAAGGGTGATCTAGTTTTTAATTGCTGTGTAGCACGACCATTGCCTTTCATCACACGTATAAGCGATTCATTACTCCTTCCGCTATAATGGTATGGACGATTCATTGCTCCTTTTGCTATAATGGTATGAAAGATTCATCTCTCCTTCTGCTATAATGATATGGACAATAcattgctccttccactataatGGTATGGAGGACTCATCGCTCCATTATAATGGTATGGACAATACATTGCTCCTTCTGCTATAATGATATGGACGATACATTACTCCCCACACTATAATGATATGGATGATTCATCACCTTCTTCGTTCAATTCTTTTAGGTCATAAGTTGTCTGAGAGATTAATGTCAGAAGACTGCCCGGTGAGAACCTTTGACCAGGAGATTTCGAGCGAGCCCAGGACTGACAATAATATAATTACCAGCACCCATAGTTGGGGGGTATCAGGGCAGGTATGGTATTATTTCAACCTATGGGAAAGTGGCattaatcataaaaataaatatattttttaaataatctaaTAAACAATTTAGGGGGGGAAGTAATTTTACAAAATGAGTGGATATCTCCCTCACTGGCTACTTGTGGCCATCAGGTCCATGACTCTGAGGTGGTTTagctggggtgggggggggatttGGGCATTGCCCACAAGTCTTTGCTCCTGGATTGTGGTTTATCAGATGTGTACAGGAAACAGACAGCAATGTGTGTCCCTTACAGAGGTCAGAGAGGACCCCGCCCTTACATAACATGGCCGCCCCCGCTACACTCCCCCAGTGCTGAGGTCTGCGGCGGCGGCCATGTTTCCGGAGACCATGGTGAACTGAGTGCAGGTGGGAATCTCTCACATCATGGCTCCCGCAGCGAAGACAGCAACAAGATGGAACAGGAAGTGACGTAGAAGTAACGCGCCGGGCTTCCGCCTTTTGCTGTGGAGGTCAGAGAAAGCCGGGAGCTGCACGCTGCTGGGTAAGAGGGGTCGGAGAGACTGGTCTGGGCCCCAGTAATGCTGGATGTCGGGATCATCTCCCCCCACGGGAGGTCGGGGTCTCCCGGGGGCCCCCCCTCTGATGTGGGATGTCGGTTACTGTGGTGCCCCTGTATTGCGGGATGTGTAACCCTCAGTATGATCAGAGCCCCCAGATGGGAGTTTTCAGGATCTCCTCATATGAAGGAGGAATATCCATTATTATTACCACTAAATGGTTCCCAGTTTTCTAGTTAcacataaacacagacatgatTGTTGTAGTCCAGGATTTCAGGATCTCCACTGATTAGTCCTCACATAACCCCCAAATGTGTCCAGATATCCTGATATAAGAACATTATATGGAGCTCCACCTTATTACATtagactgtacacaggacacgctgtcaccccctaaggttagaggagaggtaatttcacaaccagcaaaggaaggggttctttacagtaagggcagtcaaaatatggaattcaccgccagggaaggttgtgatggcagattcaatagatatgtttaagaaagggttagacaaatttttagcggaaaagtgtatccagggatacgaccgttaattaaaatgaaggatagtagtggatataggataaaattaggactgcaatattgggtctggggggattttcacaattgaaacaggtTGGCGTTTGCTTTCTCTGGATtactttcaaatataagtgcaggatcgcaggagatccaaaatagcaCTAACAGTGATAATATAGCCACACATTGTCTTTACAAGGGCTGTGCACAGTAATGGGTTCTCACCTGGTGGTGGATACATGTTTGTCATACAGTAAAGCTCGTTCCATCCTCACTTTTGTTTTACATAACTCATGAGTGAGTGGATATCAGCACATCTTTATTTATTAGGTcatatgtttacatttaaatCTTTTTACTACATTGATACAtagaataatgtaaataaaactcCATTATACAACATTCCTGGTTGGTGCAGGTATGAAAGTTGACACATTACGGCACCTGAGTACTATTGATAGGTAGCGCCTCTGCGGCCACCCTTTGATTCAGGTCTGCCCTCTAAATGTGCTTTATCCACCCACCAGTTCATTTAAACATCTTCtcacaaaacattttttgcaCTTGGGAATAGAGTGAGGAACTCTGATTCTCATCCTGCATTCAGCAAGGTGGGCTCATGCCAACAAAAGAATCCCCTACCCCCATGTAAGTGGGGACAATTTAGTTTAGGTGAAATACAATTTGTGCTGTGAGCCTGTTGCTTTTTGTTTCGTGTTTCTACACTTTCTAAACGATCTTACATTAGTACGAAGTCATCCACAGTGTTcgtgtgtgcatatatgtatacatacacaaacacaactATATATTTCATCTTGTATCGGGAACGGCTGGGCCCTATAGGTTTCAGGACAGGTGTATATGTACCAGTGGGATTCTGTGATGGTGTAAGGCTGAATAATGCACATTACGTTGATCTAATGCCCCGAATTTGCCATCTACCATTAGCAGAGATTttggaggcttatttattattaatcctgCCAATACACAAGAAACCAGCGACCTCACCGAGGTGAGAAGTGTCTCATTCCTTAGAGCTCCCAGTAAATTGATAGCATGCGTGTTAGGACCACAAATGATTGGCAATGGGTGCACCTTAAAACTAATTCCAGAAACTCAGGTTTAATCTCTCATTTTCTTACAGGCGGATGCTGAAGTGGCGGTTTCTCCGGCCTGGCTTATGACTTGAGTTGCACATCACAGAAACATGGCTGCGCGTCTAATCCAGCGCTGCTCCCGTGTGCTCACTGTAGCCGCTTCCTTACAGCCCCAGCCCAGCTCCGTCCTTACAGAATGCGTCAGAGTGTGTCACCAACCTCCGGCTGCCACGCAGCCTCGGACAGCCCTCCACACATCCACACTCTGCAGACACACGGACAATCTCCAGGCCTTGGAGCAGAGTTTCACCGTCTTGGAGGACACCGAGTTTATTTCCTCCATATATTCTGCCCCCGGGGTGGAGGAACTGTTACGGATCTCCACTGAGCAAGAACTCAACTGTTATAAAGCCACTCTGATCATCCAACAGATCTCTAAGATGCACATAGCAAACAAACACCGCTTGTGTGATGACAAAAGGTTCCACAAGCTCCTAAGTGTTGTAAATAAGCAGGTAAGACTGGCGTGGAAATAACACGTCCTACAACGTCAGTGATATTTATTCTTTGTGCCTGGTTTTACCTATCAGCGGATGATGGATGTAGTTATAGTGGGTACAAATGAAAGGTGTTTCCCCCATCTCCAGAGTTGACTTTGCCCCAGTTATTGAAGAGCTGTCGCTGGGCTGGGTTCAGCTGCTGTGAGTACAGTTGGTTTAGTTACATGATCCCCGCATTGTGCACAATTCTCTCCTCCATGGTCATGTTGGCCGTCCAGGAAAATACTGCCATAGATTCTCTATGTTGCCCATAGCACTTGCCATTTATGTAATTGAAATCTCTGGAAGTGAGGAATGAGGTTTCTGGTATAATTAGTAAGGAGAAGGTGATCTCTGGGATTTGGACAATTCCATTTTTCTTGCAGAATAGGTTAATTTAGATCCATGTCCTATCAAAGTACATGTAATACCACATCTCTCCACCAGCCAGCAGTAGAACAGCCCAGATTGAAGAAAGACATTTTTGAGACGAAGGGCAATTACAATGACATATATCTATCTCTACAGAGGGATGGGATCACCTGCTCTAGGTGCACACTACACAGTCTCATACCACAGAGGACACGTGTTTAGCATTAAGatctaaaattgtatttttttttttgtatagaagACATACAGTCTAAACTTTCCTTGCATGTCTATACAGCTCTGATTACTCGCAAATAATGCAGTAGTTACTCACTGAACTCTGCCATATTTCTGGGATAGTCCTGAGGTATATCTAAATAAATTGTTACATCAGACTCTTGTCTGTTAAATGACAAAATCACCATCATGTAATTTTTCTTTAGGTGCTACATATACTTGCAGATATAACCCATGTCTTATCTTGAACCACTTCCTGTATAAACTCTAGTAGGGTCTATATCGCACTGGCCTGTTCTGAAGTCTCTGCCATTTTCCGGGACTCTGTACGAGCAGCCCCCTGAAGATGGCAGGAGGTTCAGGCCATCTGAGTGTAATATACCTTCTAGATAACCATTATATAGTGCTGTGGGACAATTGGCCAATTCATTGTATCCTGGTTACAGGGTGGGAACCATTCCGTTACTAGTCAATGGATTTGTTAGGAGCACAGGCAGCGTGGTTGTCCACCTTCAGGTAACTTTAATGTATTGCCTTGTACGTCCACCCTGCAAATTCTAATACATACATTGCTATATGTTCCTGGCTTCTTTGTGCTTCTCATCCACGTCTTCATATCATCCGGCAGAGTTGGTTATTTCCGTTGCTCTTTGATGTGACATAACTTCTATACGATTGTATCCAGCACTGTGTTGTATCCCAGGGCAGTGAgcttaaaaaaaacctctgttGGATGATCTAAGATATGCTTGCGAAGCACAGATTGATCCAGGGATGTCTCTTATAGGGCTGACAATCCCTGACAGCGCTATAAGTTGTTCATAGCTCATTCTATGTGTTAATCTTTCATTATTTATGTAGAGACGATGTCTGAGCAGGACGGGGCTGGTGGAGATTGATGGATTAGTGTCTGGTCTATAATTCCCCAGATCCGCTCTATCTGGAACCGGAAGCTGGTGACGCTGCTGCGTAGTCTGTACACCATCGGCTTAGATGAAGAGAACTGGTACCTGCGTTCTGTAGAGACAGAAGTCCAGTGGCGGCTGCGGAGGTTTAACATCGAGACTTTGGCGCAGTTGGCCAGTTTTCTAGTTCCTCTCGCCGAATCCAAGGTGCAGAAAGAGCTGGTTCTGGAGCTATTAAAGAACGTGGAGTTGAGATGGACGGAAATAAAGGATACTAGGACTCTGGTGACTCTGATAACGAGGTTGAGCTCCATGTCCAAGTCTCTCCTGGAAAGACTTGAAGATAAGGTATAGTAACAACTGCACCCGGTCGTATTGGAAGAGAAGAGGGTTTGACGAAGGGACAGGATGTTTTAGAAAGACTTATACTAGCCACAAAGTATAGTTATATTGTTACCCCCCATGTACAACCGGTGAATGGGGTGATTGTGCCTGATACCTCTACTGACTCAGGCCCCGCCCCAGTGATATCATGCCCTGCCCTCAATGGTGTCAGCCATCCCTAGGCCCCGCCCATAAGCCTCTGTTAGCATCATCACACCCCTCTAAGATAAGGGGATTCTGGGGAATAGAAGAGAGGTAATGTGGGCAGGGGcctctttaccttctgtttcctgTCATTGTATGTATCCTGGTGTTGTAGAATATGTTGGCGTTTTATAAATTAAGGATAATAGAAGGGAAACAGCGGCAACTGTGCTGAATGGTGAgcttattatataattttttttttttatgcatctaAATTCgtccattattatttatatataaggaAAAATGGGCAGAAAACAAAAGCATAGGATTAGAGTCCTTTACATCACGGCATGAACCCGGTCACACGGCTGCTGTAGTTTGATCTTGTGCACTTTTGTTTTAGATCCTGGAATTTGCAGAAATCTTTACCCCTGAGGAGACTCGGAGTGTGATCGTGGCCTTGGCAGCACAGAACCTGCGTTCTCTGCCCATACTGAGGGCGCTGTCCTTCCACCTGGTGCAGCACGGCAAAGAGCTGTGCCCGGCTGTCAcactggatttgttgtttgcttaCGGTAAGGCAGGACTGTGATTGGTTGTAGCAGCcgtattatgttatgttatattatgttatattatattcgGGCTGCACTTTCCTTCTCACATGGAATGAAAAACCAAAGTGGTAACTTGGAGTCAATTGTACTGTTATATGGATATAATACTCCTGCTCAGTCTGAACAGTGCAGCAATAACCTCGCAGGGGCTCTCCGCATACAGACATCTTTAATGTATGTGCTTTACCCACCTTCCTGCAGTTATTACTAAATGCTGCTCCTGTGTTATTCACCTCACTTTTATACATTGTTCATTATCTATGTATAGAGCACAAAACTGCCTTCGGGGTATAGCTGAAACCAATGCGCAGAGTAACCGGTCTAGATTACATAAAGACTTTAGTGAAAAGCACAGTTGGAAGCCAAACAGTTAAAATAAACCAGAAATGTTGCTGCAgaattgtaaaacaatataatacaagTGGCTTAAAGATGGGGCTCCCCTTTATATTAAGTTATACACCATATCTTTTATGTTCCGTTAATATCACTTCTTGCTGTGTCTCTGAGATTTTTTTAACACTCTTAAATTTAACTACCATGCAATCATTTCAATGTGTGGAAACCTGCACATGTACATTGGATAAAGAAGTGTTTGCAGGAATTTAGGACTAGCTGTGTAATAGTAGAACTTGGAAGTAAGACAGATCTGACGGTGACCCAGTACTTGTCTGGTAACGTGGTGCTATCCCCCCAATCACACGTTGTGCGGTTACTGAGACTTCATATAGTGATTACTGGATGATTTGTGTGTAAGTGATCTATAGACTCCTGGTTTACAACCTGTTCTTTCTGTTCTTTGATTTTCCCCTTGAAGCAATGCTAAATTTCCATCAGCCACAAGTCTTCCAGAAGATGGTGGGCGACCTTTTGCCCAAAGTGCCAGAGCTGAGCTCCAAAGAACTCGCCCGCTGCTTGAGGTCCTTCGCCACCCTCCGATTCTCCAGCCTCCCGCTGTGTGAAGCCATCGCACAGGTAAGTCCGAGCGCCAGGGATCTGCCGTACCAGCCGCAGCCTTGTCAAATTCAGCACCGCCCGTTCAGTGGTGTCTGCTGGCCCAAAGGGCTGCAACAGTATTTGGTGTCCATGGGCCCCACTTCCTTCTCGTGGAAGTATGGGGATAAATTGTGCAACCGACACCTCTGTATGTAATTCACATGTGTACTCAAAGGATAATTCATTCCCCAGTGGTCCAGCGTTCAGGCCTCTGTACTGCCATCGCAGCTCCACTTACTCTTGCAGCGCaatgtgtgaagataccgggttttatGGCCCAaggctacccacttcactctggctggtcacccacgggtgcctcactgtgccagggaagtctacccagtaccttctaaggttctcagtcattcaggcaaatgcagttagaaagtacaatacatttattgtaataaaaacaatcactagattattatatacacacagtaaataaatggcaggcaagtttaccacatcatctgtcccttaccccactagcttaaggagttagtcacctggctgtccagacgtACCGACCCATGGATCtgtctcagctgcatatgtagactctagtagagaacgacaactcacaaccagaccttgcaccttctaggaatgaaatcccagaatgaacaccacctccccCCTTGTGTGGCTCCTTTATATTTAGGGTCAAATATGCACAGTGCTCTCCCCTCCATgggtctctccttgttaaacTTTGGTGAGTCCTGGGTTAGGGGGGtttgagaggggagtggagatgagctgttctTCCACAGAAGCTCCCTGCTGGGACGCAGACaaaaacgtctggactagtcctatggcgAACAGTGGATACCAGCATAGCAgtcagtcagcccctcctaaaattaaccccttacactactttgtgttgtcacagggtccccagctgttccatgcttcctgtagaggaagaagggggggggggggagaatgcatacagctccagccctctcacctgtatcctggacaccacctgatctttacccataacccacctggcttcactttaatgGCAATGAATAACAACTTCACTGCAgcatcaccaatatacaatacacaatattcaTATTTACAATGCGCTATAATGTCcctttatccacatgtaatttgaCACTGCAGTGATATTCTATTGGGCTGGGGAACAAaatcaagggctataaaaagcacATGtacataatccacattttgtgagaaacgagggttgtgagaaacgagggacagactgATTAGGGtgatacctcgtttcaccacacgTTGTCTGACACCGAGCAGTCAGCGGGGGTGTCCTTCAGACGTTGTTCCCTACTGCCGCCCCAGTGCACTGTCCACTGATGGCATGCTGGGAGCATGCAGGAGCGAGAGGGGCAGCGGCTGGAGACATCGGGGGACCTGTCAGATCCTGAATGTGAGATCTTAGGTTAGTAACCTTTGAGGGTCATTTTAATGGTCCTCTGACATTTTCATGAAGCGACTGTTCGTATAGATCCTTAGAACATTGAGAGAGTATAGCATTGTATCAAGTCTGTTACCTCACTTGTCATCTCCGTCTACAAATCCACCAGTCCTTTGTTACCTAGAAGACTGCAAGATGAAGCCTGACGCTGCTATATACCACTCTCACCATTTGAGACTGATATTcgtaaaagaaaaaagtttgtttatatattatgtaaaacaGAAGTTATATATTGAAGTTCTATTGTTATCTTTCTGAATAGGTCTGCATAGAGCGTAACGAGTTGTTCACCATCGCTCAGCTGTCTAATATCGTCATAGCGTTTGCACATCTGAACTTCCAGCCCAGCAAACAGGAGGAATTCTTCAGTATGGTAAATATCCCGCCTGATGCTCGTCTTAACCGTGAAGTCTCTGTAGGAAGGGGTTAATGTCCTGCAGCTTCGTCAAATTCAGTCCCGCCCACTATATGGCGGTCACTGGCCAATGGGCTGCGACAAAATCCTGTAGCACATGGGCCTCATATTCTGGTGGTAGAATGTGGGGATAAGATTGCGCTACAGACATGTGTTATAGATACGGGGACATCGCTGTTACAGGGGGAGGTATTTGACATTAGCAGTTGtgttaattttcattatatttttctttgttgAATAGCGCCCATCTTGTTTTATTTTCCCAGAAAGAGCTTCTGTTTTCAGCATTAGTTACTTACAAGACTGCAAGATGATTCCCCACATTATCTTGACCCCACTTAGATTTTTAAATCCTGCTTTAAAGTTCTGCGTTTACCGATGTGTGAACATAATTCTCCTTCGGCACAGTCAAAATCATATTGCGGATAGTGATCCAAGTCGCCTTTTCTTAAAAACCAGTGTAAAGCGACCATTCGTTTCTGCAGAGGAATAAGTTATTCATACACTGTGCTGACTCAAACGGGGTGTAACACTTTCCATTCCTAAAAGTTGTAAAGATTTTGAGGCGCGGAACCTGCGCCCCCTTTCCCCCAGAAAAGTATTTGATTTGCAGCTGCCAAATCAGTGATTTCAGCGTCTCTGCGCCCAGTGCCCGACCCTCAGAGGGTTTATTCAATCTGGGACGGGCAAAAGGGTTCAGTGGCAAAGCACCCCAGGATGCTGAGTCTATGAAGATTAGTAAGGCTTACGGCTATTGGTAAAACTCTTCCCCAGTCAGTGATGTCTGATCTTTATTGGAAATGCAACGGACCTGTTCTGTGACATTGAGTAACTCAGGGGTTAATAATCTGCTGTTCTAGGTACACCAGCGTCTGAGTGCGGAGTTGGATACGTTGAACCCGACATTTCTGGTGGATGTGGTGTATTCGCTGTGTATCCTGCAGCACGTGACCCCGACTTACGTCCAGAAAGTGTTGGACCCTCAGTTTTACACACAGATCCTGGGTACGTTTGTGTTTCCGGAAACCGGATCTCATAATTATATAGttatagcaggcctgtccaacctgcggccctccaggtgttgtgaaactacaagccccagcatgctttgccagtagacaacctgttgatagctggaagggctgggacttgtagtttcacgtcatctggagggctgcaggttggacaggcctgagttCTAGGATCCTAGAGAaagagatatagat harbors:
- the TBRG4 gene encoding FAST kinase domain-containing protein 4 isoform X2 — encoded protein: MAARLIQRCSRVLTVAASLQPQPSSVLTECVRVCHQPPAATQPRTALHTSTLCRHTDNLQALEQSFTVLEDTEFISSIYSAPGVEELLRISTEQELNCYKATLIIQQISKMHIANKHRLCDDKRFHKLLSVVNKQIRSIWNRKLVTLLRSLYTIGLDEENWYLRSVETEVQWRLRRFNIETLAQLASFLVPLAESKVQKELVLELLKNVELRWTEIKDTRTLVTLITRLSSMSKSLLERLEDKILEFAEIFTPEETRSVIVALAAQNLRSLPILRALSFHLVQHGKELCPAVTLDLLFAYAMLNFHQPQVFQKMVGDLLPKVPELSSKELARCLRSFATLRFSSLPLCEAIAQVCIERNELFTIAQLSNIVIAFAHLNFQPSKQEEFFSMVHQRLSAELDTLNPTFLVDVVYSLCILQHVTPTYVQKVLDPQFYTQILDEKSSKSYNLCYHKLMQINATAQLEIPDYQGPSLAPRVTQPESDSRNLSRLESEVKGALREVFPEDETCNYNTQTVYGWEIDGEFVLDMENKPLILRDLANPHILNCKGTNPLPEGAKR
- the TBRG4 gene encoding FAST kinase domain-containing protein 4 isoform X1; amino-acid sequence: MAARLIQRCSRVLTVAASLQPQPSSVLTECVRVCHQPPAATQPRTALHTSTLCRHTDNLQALEQSFTVLEDTEFISSIYSAPGVEELLRISTEQELNCYKATLIIQQISKMHIANKHRLCDDKRFHKLLSVVNKQIRSIWNRKLVTLLRSLYTIGLDEENWYLRSVETEVQWRLRRFNIETLAQLASFLVPLAESKVQKELVLELLKNVELRWTEIKDTRTLVTLITRLSSMSKSLLERLEDKILEFAEIFTPEETRSVIVALAAQNLRSLPILRALSFHLVQHGKELCPAVTLDLLFAYAMLNFHQPQVFQKMVGDLLPKVPELSSKELARCLRSFATLRFSSLPLCEAIAQVCIERNELFTIAQLSNIVIAFAHLNFQPSKQEEFFSMVHQRLSAELDTLNPTFLVDVVYSLCILQHVTPTYVQKVLDPQFYTQILDEKSSKSYNLCYHKLMQINATAQLEIPDYQGPSLAPRVTQPESDSRNLSRLESEVKGALREVFPEDETCNYNTQTVYGWEIDGEFVLDMENKPLILRDLANPHILNCKGTNPLPEGAKRFAVKSWGLSNYNLRSKDLVGWSTLCRRHLQAAGFLLVEVPFYEWQELKSQWQKSTFLKEQIKKAAATEETSF